Proteins encoded together in one Dechloromonas sp. HYN0024 window:
- a CDS encoding phosphoribosyl-ATP diphosphatase — protein MSTHDILHRLSETLASRRNADPEKSYTAKLFSEGPDSILKKIGEECAELIMAGKEGKRLKVVWESTDVIYHVLVLLAFYGLSIEDVSQEMRRREGISGIDEKAARGTK, from the coding sequence ATGAGCACCCATGACATCCTGCACCGTCTCTCCGAGACGCTGGCCTCCCGTCGCAATGCCGATCCGGAGAAGTCCTACACCGCCAAGCTGTTTTCCGAAGGCCCGGATTCGATCCTCAAAAAGATCGGCGAGGAATGCGCCGAACTGATCATGGCCGGCAAGGAAGGCAAGCGCCTGAAAGTGGTCTGGGAGTCGACCGATGTCATTTATCACGTGCTTGTCCTGCTCGCCTTCTACGGCCTGAGCATCGAGGACGTGTCGCAGGAAATGCGCCGCCGCGAAGGCATTTCGGGTATCGACGAAAAGGCGGCACGGGGCACCAAGTGA
- the hisA gene encoding 1-(5-phosphoribosyl)-5-[(5-phosphoribosylamino)methylideneamino]imidazole-4-carboxamide isomerase has translation MLIIPAIDLKDGQCVRLKQGLMEQATVFSDSPAEQARHWLAQGARRLHLVDLNGAFAGKPKNAAAIKAILAEVGDKIPVQLGGGIRDLDTIEACIDGGLSYVIIGTAAVKNPGFLHDACVAFPGHIIVGLDAKDGKVATDGWSKLTGHDVVDLAKKYEDYGVESIIYTDIGRDGMLTGLNIDATVRLAQALTIPVIASGGLTGFDDIRALCAVEGEGVVGTIAGRAVYDGSLDFKAAQELADQLGA, from the coding sequence ATGCTGATTATTCCTGCGATTGACCTCAAGGACGGCCAATGTGTCCGTCTCAAGCAGGGCCTGATGGAACAGGCCACTGTTTTTTCCGATAGCCCGGCCGAACAGGCGCGGCACTGGCTGGCGCAAGGCGCTCGCCGCCTGCATCTGGTCGACCTCAACGGCGCCTTCGCGGGCAAGCCGAAGAATGCGGCTGCGATCAAGGCCATCCTGGCCGAAGTCGGCGACAAGATACCGGTCCAGCTGGGCGGCGGCATTCGCGACCTTGACACCATTGAAGCCTGTATCGACGGCGGTTTGTCCTACGTCATCATCGGCACGGCGGCGGTCAAGAATCCCGGCTTCCTGCACGATGCCTGCGTTGCCTTCCCCGGCCACATCATCGTTGGTCTCGATGCCAAGGATGGCAAGGTGGCGACCGACGGCTGGTCGAAGCTGACCGGCCACGATGTCGTCGATCTCGCCAAGAAATACGAGGACTACGGCGTCGAGTCGATCATCTATACCGACATCGGTCGCGACGGCATGCTGACCGGTCTCAATATCGATGCCACCGTCCGCTTGGCCCAGGCGCTGACCATTCCGGTCATCGCTTCCGGCGGCCTGACCGGCTTTGACGACATCCGTGCCCTGTGTGCTGTCGAGGGCGAGGGCGTCGTCGGCACCATCGCCGGCCGCGCCGTGTATGACGGCTCGCTCGATTTCAAGGCGGCGCAGGAACTCGCTGATCAGTTGGGCGCCTGA
- the hisI gene encoding phosphoribosyl-AMP cyclohydrolase → MSDLDNSLNWLAALKWDADGMIPAIAQDESGRVVMFAYMNRDSLQETLNCGNAVYWSRSRKRLWRKGEESGHFQKIRSIRTDCDGDVLLLSIEQVGGIACHTGRESCFFNELNGDRWVPADPVLKDPKEIYK, encoded by the coding sequence GTGAGCGACCTCGACAACTCCCTGAACTGGCTTGCGGCCTTGAAATGGGACGCCGACGGCATGATCCCGGCCATCGCCCAGGACGAAAGCGGGCGGGTCGTTATGTTCGCCTACATGAACCGCGACTCGCTTCAGGAAACGCTTAATTGCGGCAACGCGGTATACTGGTCGCGTTCAAGAAAGCGTCTGTGGCGCAAGGGTGAGGAATCCGGACATTTCCAGAAAATCCGGTCGATCCGCACCGATTGCGACGGCGATGTGCTGCTGCTGAGTATTGAACAAGTGGGCGGAATTGCCTGTCATACCGGCCGCGAGAGTTGTTTTTTCAATGAATTGAACGGGGACCGCTGGGTTCCTGCTGATCCGGTTCTGAAAGACCCGAAGGAAATCTACAAATGA
- the hisH gene encoding imidazole glycerol phosphate synthase subunit HisH encodes MQTIAVIDYGMGNLRSVSKALEHVAGGKTVVVTADPAVVAAAERVVFPGQGAMPDCMAELDARGLRAAVLAAAKDKPFLGICVGEQMLFERSDEGNVPALGVFPGQVRRFPDEKMHLPSGERLKVPHMGWNEVRQTPHALWNGIADGARFYFVHSYFVVPADPSLVTGSCEYGVPFTCAVGRDNIFAVQFHPEKSARDGLQLLKNFVEWHP; translated from the coding sequence GTGCAAACCATCGCCGTTATTGATTACGGCATGGGTAATCTGCGTTCCGTGTCGAAGGCGCTGGAGCATGTGGCTGGTGGCAAGACGGTGGTGGTAACGGCTGATCCGGCTGTTGTCGCGGCGGCCGAGCGGGTTGTTTTTCCGGGTCAGGGCGCGATGCCCGACTGCATGGCTGAACTTGATGCCCGTGGTTTGCGCGCGGCCGTTCTGGCGGCAGCCAAGGACAAGCCTTTCCTCGGGATTTGTGTCGGCGAGCAGATGCTCTTCGAGCGCAGCGACGAAGGCAATGTCCCGGCACTTGGCGTCTTTCCCGGTCAGGTGCGGCGCTTTCCCGATGAAAAAATGCATCTGCCCAGCGGTGAACGCCTGAAAGTGCCGCACATGGGCTGGAACGAAGTACGCCAGACGCCGCACGCGCTGTGGAACGGAATCGCCGATGGCGCGCGCTTCTATTTTGTGCACAGCTACTTTGTCGTCCCGGCCGATCCTTCGCTGGTGACGGGGTCTTGCGAATATGGTGTCCCCTTTACCTGTGCGGTGGGGCGGGATAATATCTTCGCGGTTCAATTTCACCCCGAGAAAAGTGCGCGCGACGGCCTGCAGCTCCTGAAGAATTTCGTCGAATGGCACCCCTGA
- the tatC gene encoding twin-arginine translocase subunit TatC, whose protein sequence is MSEAPEDSFISHLIELRDRLLRSLIAIAVVLGVLCIYPGPGEIYDILAAPLTRALPEGTKMVAIGVITPFMVPLKVTAMVAFVLALPYILYQAWAFIAPGLYAHEKRLGIPLIISSTVLFISGMAFCYFFVFGQVFSFINSFAPKSITPAPDIEAYLSFVMTMFLAFGIAFEVPVALVVLVKLNIVTVEKLKEWRSYFIVGAFVVAAVVTPPDVVSQLALAIPMCLLYELGILASRLVSTRAPEETATAATEATAGAGYSSAAMDADMDKAEEDFRKLSDH, encoded by the coding sequence ATGAGCGAAGCCCCAGAAGACTCCTTTATTTCCCATCTGATCGAGTTGCGCGACCGCTTGTTGCGCAGCCTCATCGCCATTGCCGTCGTGCTCGGCGTTCTGTGCATCTATCCGGGACCGGGCGAGATCTACGACATTCTGGCGGCACCGCTCACCCGTGCCTTGCCGGAAGGTACCAAGATGGTCGCCATCGGGGTCATCACCCCGTTCATGGTGCCGCTCAAAGTGACCGCCATGGTCGCCTTCGTGCTGGCCTTGCCCTACATCCTCTATCAGGCCTGGGCCTTCATCGCGCCCGGCCTGTATGCCCATGAGAAGCGCCTCGGCATACCGCTGATCATTTCCAGTACGGTCCTGTTCATCTCCGGCATGGCTTTCTGCTACTTCTTCGTCTTCGGGCAGGTGTTCAGTTTCATTAACAGCTTTGCGCCCAAGAGCATCACACCGGCGCCGGATATCGAAGCCTACCTGTCCTTCGTGATGACCATGTTCCTGGCTTTTGGCATTGCCTTTGAGGTGCCGGTCGCTCTGGTCGTTCTGGTCAAGCTCAATATCGTGACCGTGGAAAAGCTCAAGGAATGGCGTTCCTACTTTATCGTCGGTGCCTTCGTGGTGGCCGCCGTGGTGACGCCCCCGGATGTCGTCTCCCAACTGGCGCTGGCCATCCCGATGTGCCTGCTGTACGAGCTGGGTATTCTCGCCTCGCGCCTGGTCTCGACGCGGGCCCCGGAAGAAACCGCTACGGCTGCTACCGAAGCCACGGCCGGGGCTGGCTATTCGTCGGCCGCCATGGATGCCGACATGGACAAGGCAGAAGAAGACTTCCGCAAGCTGTCAGACCACTGA
- the hisF gene encoding imidazole glycerol phosphate synthase subunit HisF, which yields MMLAKRIIPCLDVTAGRVVKGTNFVGLRDAGDPIEIARRYNEQGADEVTFLDITASSDQRDIILHIIEACAEQVFIPLTVGGGVRKVEDVRRLLNAGADKVSMNTAAVQNPDLIFDASSKVGSQCIVVAIDAKQVAPGQWHVFTHGGRNDTGLDTIEWAKKVAALGAGEILLTSMDRDGTKNGFDLALTRAVSDAVSIPVIASGGVGNLQHLADGVSEGRADAVLAASIFHFGEYTVRQAKEYMASRGIEVRL from the coding sequence CTGATGCTCGCCAAGCGCATCATCCCCTGTCTTGACGTCACGGCTGGCCGCGTCGTCAAGGGCACCAATTTTGTCGGCCTGCGCGACGCCGGCGACCCGATTGAAATCGCCCGCCGCTACAACGAACAGGGCGCCGACGAGGTGACTTTCCTCGACATCACGGCGTCCAGCGACCAGCGCGACATCATTCTCCACATCATCGAAGCCTGCGCCGAGCAGGTCTTCATTCCGCTCACCGTTGGTGGTGGCGTGCGCAAGGTTGAGGATGTCCGTCGCCTGCTCAATGCCGGGGCCGACAAGGTATCGATGAACACCGCGGCGGTACAGAACCCCGACCTTATTTTCGACGCATCGAGCAAGGTCGGCTCACAGTGCATTGTCGTCGCCATCGACGCCAAGCAGGTCGCTCCCGGTCAGTGGCACGTCTTTACCCACGGCGGTCGCAACGATACCGGCCTCGATACCATCGAATGGGCCAAGAAGGTGGCGGCCCTTGGGGCCGGTGAAATCCTGCTGACCAGCATGGATCGCGATGGCACCAAGAACGGTTTCGACCTGGCTTTGACACGCGCTGTCTCCGATGCGGTGAGCATCCCGGTCATCGCCTCGGGTGGGGTCGGCAACCTCCAGCATCTGGCCGATGGTGTCAGCGAAGGCCGCGCCGATGCGGTACTCGCCGCCTCGATTTTCCATTTTGGCGAATACACTGTGCGCCAGGCCAAGGAATACATGGCGTCGCGCGGCATCGAAGTCCGCCTGTGA
- a CDS encoding histidine triad nucleotide-binding protein has translation MSDCIFCKIVDGKIPAKKVYEDEDILAFNDISPARPVHVLVIPKKHITSLASATADDTLVLGKILGKANEIAVAQGSPDGFRVIINTGRVGQQEVPHLHAHIVGGPEPVGPMLKRI, from the coding sequence GTGAGCGACTGCATTTTCTGCAAGATTGTCGACGGCAAAATTCCGGCCAAGAAGGTCTATGAAGACGAGGATATCCTCGCCTTCAACGACATCAGCCCGGCTCGCCCTGTGCATGTGCTGGTTATTCCGAAAAAGCACATCACGTCGCTGGCCTCAGCGACGGCCGACGATACGCTGGTGCTCGGCAAGATTCTTGGCAAGGCCAACGAAATTGCAGTAGCGCAAGGCAGCCCGGACGGTTTTCGGGTGATCATCAATACAGGACGTGTCGGGCAGCAGGAAGTGCCGCACCTGCACGCGCACATCGTGGGCGGTCCGGAACCGGTCGGCCCCATGCTTAAACGCATCTAG
- a CDS encoding class II glutamine amidotransferase, with product MCQLLGMNCNVPTDICFSFSGFQARGGATDVHSDGWGIAFFEGKGTRLFLDPQPSSISPVAQLVGQYPIHSKNVIAHIRKATQGAVGLENTHPFMRELWGRYWIFAHNGNLIDFMPQLDGSFVPVGLTDSERAFCWLLQELRRRFGTHVPERSALFDAIHALTLEISQHGEFNFLLSNGDCLFAHASTKLSHIVRQAPFAHAHLKDQDITVDFSDVTSPNDRVAVIATLPLTDNEAWTDMPPGTLWWFEEGLPVKTLPTRPGPVKKPAGSVV from the coding sequence ATGTGTCAGCTATTGGGCATGAACTGCAACGTGCCGACCGACATCTGCTTTTCCTTCAGCGGCTTTCAGGCCCGAGGCGGGGCGACGGATGTGCACTCGGATGGCTGGGGCATCGCTTTTTTCGAGGGCAAGGGCACCCGCCTTTTTCTCGATCCGCAGCCTTCGAGCATTTCGCCGGTGGCGCAATTGGTCGGTCAGTACCCGATCCATTCGAAGAACGTTATCGCCCATATCCGCAAGGCGACGCAGGGTGCAGTCGGCCTCGAGAATACGCACCCCTTCATGCGCGAGCTATGGGGCCGCTACTGGATATTCGCCCATAACGGCAACCTCATCGATTTCATGCCGCAACTCGATGGCAGCTTCGTTCCCGTTGGACTGACCGACAGCGAGCGGGCCTTCTGCTGGCTGTTACAGGAACTGCGCCGCCGTTTCGGGACCCACGTGCCTGAACGTAGCGCCCTGTTCGACGCAATTCATGCGCTGACACTGGAAATTTCGCAGCATGGCGAGTTCAATTTCCTGCTTTCGAATGGCGACTGCCTGTTTGCCCACGCCTCGACCAAGCTCAGCCATATCGTGCGCCAGGCCCCGTTCGCCCATGCCCACCTGAAGGATCAGGATATCACCGTCGATTTTAGCGATGTCACCTCGCCGAATGACCGCGTGGCGGTCATTGCCACCCTGCCGCTGACCGATAACGAGGCATGGACCGACATGCCGCCGGGAACGTTGTGGTGGTTCGAGGAAGGATTGCCGGTCAAGACCTTGCCGACCCGGCCGGGGCCGGTGAAAAAACCAGCCGGATCAGTGGTCTGA
- the hisB gene encoding imidazoleglycerol-phosphate dehydratase HisB: MRQAEITRNTLETQITVRLNLDGTGQGKFATGVPFLDHMLDQIVRHGLIDLDIEATGDLHIDAHHTVEDIGITFGQALAKSWGDKKGLTRYGHSYVPLDEALSRVVIDLSGRPGLELNVEFSRAVIGSFDVDLVSEFFHGLVNHAGMTLHIDNLRGKNAHHQAETIFKAFGRALRMAVTPDPRMAGAMPSTKGSL; this comes from the coding sequence ATGCGGCAAGCCGAAATTACTCGCAATACGCTGGAGACGCAGATCACCGTGCGTCTCAATCTCGATGGCACCGGCCAGGGCAAATTTGCCACCGGTGTACCTTTCCTCGACCACATGCTCGACCAGATTGTCCGTCACGGCCTGATTGACCTCGACATCGAGGCCACGGGCGACCTGCACATCGATGCACACCACACCGTCGAAGACATCGGCATCACTTTTGGGCAGGCACTGGCCAAGTCCTGGGGCGACAAGAAGGGGCTGACCCGTTACGGTCACAGCTACGTGCCGCTCGACGAGGCCCTGTCGCGGGTGGTCATCGACCTCTCCGGCCGTCCGGGGCTGGAACTCAATGTCGAGTTCTCGCGCGCCGTTATCGGTAGCTTCGATGTCGATCTGGTCAGCGAATTTTTCCATGGCCTGGTCAATCATGCCGGCATGACCCTGCACATCGACAATCTGCGAGGCAAGAATGCCCACCACCAGGCCGAGACCATCTTCAAGGCCTTCGGTCGCGCCCTGCGCATGGCGGTGACGCCTGATCCGCGCATGGCCGGCGCCATGCCGTCGACGAAAGGTTCGCTGTGA
- the tatA gene encoding Sec-independent protein translocase subunit TatA gives MGSFSIWHWLIVLVIVMLIFGTKKLRNVGQDLGGAVKGFKDGMKDATAGDKPADAAQPTQQVGGQTIDVEVKEKTKG, from the coding sequence ATGGGCAGTTTTTCCATTTGGCACTGGCTGATCGTTCTCGTCATCGTCATGCTTATTTTCGGCACCAAGAAGCTGCGCAATGTCGGGCAGGACCTCGGTGGTGCCGTCAAGGGTTTCAAGGACGGCATGAAGGATGCCACGGCAGGCGACAAGCCAGCCGATGCAGCCCAACCGACCCAGCAGGTCGGTGGTCAGACCATCGACGTCGAAGTCAAGGAAAAGACGAAAGGCTAG
- the tatB gene encoding Sec-independent protein translocase protein TatB, which produces MFDISFSELIVIGFVALIVIGPERLPKVARTLGHLLGRAQRYVNDVKSDISREVQLDELRKLQSQVTESARELETSVRQEYETARSAIEAPAQEAVAELQSTAASLTETLPVAETTSKPAA; this is translated from the coding sequence ATGTTCGATATCAGCTTTTCCGAATTGATCGTTATCGGCTTTGTGGCGCTGATCGTCATCGGCCCCGAGCGCCTGCCCAAGGTGGCGCGTACACTCGGCCACCTGCTCGGCCGGGCACAGCGTTACGTCAATGACGTTAAGTCGGATATCAGCCGCGAAGTGCAACTCGACGAACTGAGGAAACTCCAGTCCCAGGTCACCGAGTCGGCCCGTGAGCTGGAGACGTCGGTGCGCCAGGAATATGAAACGGCGCGCAGTGCCATCGAGGCACCGGCTCAGGAAGCGGTGGCTGAATTGCAGTCGACCGCAGCTTCGCTGACCGAAACCCTGCCTGTCGCTGAAACCACGAGCAAGCCAGCGGCATGA